The genomic window gttcttttttttcttcttctcatttggtgacAGAGGCttcgccggtagagacaacttcggagacagcttcggaaatggaaaagctgaagacgcgagttgagaaaaagcaagtaaacgactccaataaattcgtctcttgggattaccctacggaaaaccaccccacttcctctcaaaccgccgagatggctgtagccacgactccccatgcaagggcattttcgtccataaaatttgaaactcactccgttcacatccgttacaggctttgggggtttgaaaaacatatagtttaaaatgagggggggtttttagggattgtaaaactaacggggtgtttttgacaattttacaaacttagagggtttttttgacaattttcactataataaattacaaagtttttcttttcctacTATAAATCACAATGTTTGTGTCATCGAACTTGCAAAGTTTATGATGAAAGGAAGAAAGCTGACTGGCAGCTGACGTGGCTTCGCGTGAAACCGCGTCGGCACGCCGCGGTTGGAACACGTGTCAAGATCAAGACAATGGTCAGTGATCTTAAAAAAGACCGGTAGCTCATCGCCTTTACtacccattcttcttcttcttctttatgacTTAATCTATActtcatttattaataaaaattaataaatttatatttcctaTTTATTTCCATGATTAAAACTATCCAATTTCAGTCACACTATTCATGACTCCAATTttccaatattttcaaaatataaaattaataattaaaaaaaatgataaatagaagGTAATTGGTTTCTTAACTTCACCGCGTGTGTCTTTACCTCTGATCCATCTCCCCCGAGCTTCGCGTTCCTCGTTGACGACCTCTCtacttctcctcctcctcctccttctcgtCGCTCTCTCCGCTCTTGCTCTTCAATGTGGCGCTCATCGTCGTCGAGATTCCTCTTTAGATCCCTCGCCGGAGCGGCTGGAGTTAGGCCGGCAGTGGGGCGCTGCAGCCGCCCCCTTGATCGCCTGTCTTCGTCCGCCCCTGacgctggtggtggtggtggtggaagtGGAGGTGAAGAGCCCATGTCGTTTGCGGAGGCGAAGAAGCTCATGCGGTTGGTGAACGTGGAGGCGCTGAAAAGGAGGTTGGGGATGGAGGCTGAGGAGGTCATTGGGTATTCCGAGCTTCTTAAGGCTTGTGAGGGAATGGGGGTTGTTAGGTCGCCTGAAGAAGCTGCTGCTTTTGCTCGTGTGTTGGATGAGGCTGGTGTTGTGCTCTTGTTTCGGGATAAGGTGTATCTTCATCCTGATAAGGTGATTTCAGCTTGCCTTTCTTTCTGTTGATTTTGGTTCTTGTTGCTGTGTTTATTTGTTTGGATGAATGGTTTTGAGATCTGatgaattgttgttgtttggaTTGGGATTTGAATGCTGTTTGATTTTGTGTTTGTCTAGGTCTTTTGTTGATTTGGTGTTCattggattgaaaaaaaaagagggtattttagattattattattgtgatttTGGGACTATTTGTTTAAAAAGTTTGATTTTGATCATCTTGGGAAAATTTTAGATGCTAACTATCTGATGGAATTTTAATTTGCTTGTTAGAATGTCAGAAAGAAGGATTTATTTGGAGAATTGAATTGTGAGATGTTCAATTAGAAGGAAGGTTAGATGGATTTAGAAATTTAGTTATCAATGCAACCTAAAATAAGGGATTGTCTGGAAGGAATCTGATCACTGTCCTGATTGAATGTACGAATATAGGGAAAGAATGGAACCTGGATCAAATAGAACATCAATTGTTACTTCCGTTGTTGTTGTCTTGTTAGAACTGTCCTGCTATTTTGAACATTTTGCTGTCTGCTCTGGAGGGGAAATGGGGGAAAAGAGAATAACTTTGCTGCCATTGGGCCCTCTGGAATTGATGCGGAGTGCCAAGGATGTGGcttttttgttgaattatttcttcttccttttttcctGTCCTTTGTGGTGAACTTACTGATTAATCTTTTATTGAGGTTGAAGACTTTCTACAATATGCATTCTATTGtctcttacttttgttttctttccatagTTCAATTTGTTTTCTGACTTTGCATGTCATGCTTGTTGAGGTTGAAGACAGACAGACAGACATACCTCATTGTCTACAAATATTTTGTGAATGATATATACCTTTTTGGTTTTGATGAGATTAGAATGTGGTCCTTTGCTGTCTTCTACTCATTTCTGAACCTGGATCAAGCTCTTTGTCATGTCAGTTTATGTTCATGTAGCTGATATTTTTTACTCTACTGACCATTTTCACTTTCATGACAAACATGATCTGATATTGGTTTTGATGAATTTGGAATGTATTGCTTTGATGACTTGTATTATTTTGTGAACCAAGGTCCAAGTTATCTGTCATGTGTTCATGTACCTGGTGTTTGTTTCACAAGTCATCACTTTCACTTTCACTTTCTAGACAAAAATGATCTGACCAACCTCTATGCTTGCTTTCCCAATTCTACACTGAATATTATCTCCTTCATTGAGAATGTGAAGTCTTGAACTTCAGCTCTACATAGTGTTTGAAAGGCTGATCTTTTTCATCAAATGACAGTCTTCTATGgctatcatttttttcataagaCTTAATCCTTAAAGCACCATCTCTTCTGTGTTGCAAATAAATGATTATATTTCTTCGTCAAATAATTTGTTCAtgaatattttcatttcatGCACTTTTGGCTGGCAGTCTAACGCTTCAAtaccttttattattttaggttGTTGATCTTGTGAGAAGAGCCATGCCACTTGCATTGACACCGGAGAATGATCCAAGAAGAGAAGAGCTGAAACAGcttcaaaagaaaaaggaagagattGACATGCTCGCCCACAAACAAGTTCGTCGCATTCTCTGGTCAGGACTTGGAATCTTTGTCGCCCAAATCGGTCTTTTCTTTCGTCTAACCTTCTGGGAGTTCTCCTGGGATGTCATGGAGCCCGTAGCATTCTTCGCCACAACAGGCGGCCTTCTTGTTGGTTATGCTTACTTCCTTTTCACATCGAGGGATCCGACATATCAGGACTTGATGAAGAGGCTCTTCGTGTCGAGGCAAAAGAAGTTACATCAGAAACATAATTTCGATGTAGAGAGGTTCATGGAACTGCAGAAACACTGCAAAAGCCCTCTAGACCACACAGAACAATCTGTTGTTCATCACAGGTAACATTTCTGTGATCTTTACCGATGTCTTGCATCAAATGTTGCTTATTGATCTTCTTCACCCATTGCATGATCCAGGCTTATTTACTTCCATCCTGGCatacttttttcttatttgaagaagatcaattataaaattatgcgAAAAAAATTGTTGTAGAGATACTAACAAAGTATTTATTTTCCATCAAGATTTGCACTCCAATTTGCAAGAGTTTGCAGTTATGAAATATGATGCATCTACTGATAATTGTAACTCCTAATGTCAGATCCTTATGTTAAACAGTATTATAAttgttatgtatttttaatattggtctttatttgtaaattgtatattcatgaaaaaaattggctaatttattaaaatattgtttatttttaaattatttcccaaaatgcgcatttccgtaaataattacggaaatgcacattttatattttttattatttttttaaattagctgGTCCCACggtagttttttaatatttaaatttaattttttaaaaaaacagagggtcccgttatttttttaatattaagtttttatttttttaaaaactgcaGGTCCCGAtaggttttaaattaaaaacattttacattcaaacctttataattttcattaatttttcttataacttattttttctcacttctactatgttatttttacttttactaattgtaaccggctgttaataatttaaataaataattttaatattaaacacttataacttatttattctttCGTCAAGAGTTCCTACGGGCCTTGGTCGGTGTTCCTCTCGACCAAGGTTGTCTCCTTCGTTCAGTAtaacaagaatatgaattttgctagatttaatgtaaaaaaataaaataacattgcaagaaaataaaaaaactacaatgacaaaaaatttaaagaagagcttctctatattgataattttttcttatagaaatacttgtgtgttttagaaaaagaatttggagggtttatataggcctccacctaacaaatggatggtTAAGATCAATTTTATCCAATGGCTCTCATGAATGTGGTAGGTGCCAATTGCCACCAACAATTCATCCCAACAACCCCcttataatgaaaaaatattaaaattatttatttaaattattaacagccggttacaattagtgaaagtaaaaaaaacatagtagaagtgagaaaaaataagttataagaaaaattaatgaaaattataagggtttgaatgtaaaatgtttttaatttaaaaactatcggACCtgcagtttttaaaaaaaataaaaacttaatattaaaaaaataacgggcccttctatttttcaaaaaaattaaatttaaatattaaaaaactacagTGGGACCggttgatttaaaaaaaaataataaaaaaaatataaaatgcgtatttccgtaaataattacggaaatgtgcattttgagaaataatttaaaaataaacaatattttaataaattagccaaaaaaaaaaaattttccagTTAGCAGAGGTTTtcataaaagtttttaaaaaatttatagaaattaaatcTGCAACTATTGAAATTGATATAGCGTTTGCATATTTAAATCTCTAGAAAtgtagaaattaaataaaataaaattaatggaaaaataaagttaaaaaataatatttgcccCAAAATTAAGAAACTGCCAATTACAAGGGTCGGTAGTACAGTACAATATAGTACAAGGGTTGAGTTAGAGCGCAACTATTTGTATTGTGTTATGTTTGGTAGTACAATACAACATAGTACATGTAGTTGAGTTAAGCACAGCTATTTGCACTGTGTTATGCTTGATATTTAATagataacacaaaaaaaaatttgtgttgtTGGCTATTTGATTCATACAAGTACGAGATATAAAaagcaaattttttttgtgatattttttatattgttttatgttAGTGATatcttcaatttatttatttttgttttacaataaaattttcaaagaataataatttataattttttgttgcCTTTTCAATATTCAtcacttaaaatttttatgatcaataaaattatagattttttttaaaaaaaaatttactatatattgattaataattaattataaaagaaatttgaa from Dioscorea cayenensis subsp. rotundata cultivar TDr96_F1 chromosome 9, TDr96_F1_v2_PseudoChromosome.rev07_lg8_w22 25.fasta, whole genome shotgun sequence includes these protein-coding regions:
- the LOC120268331 gene encoding calcium uniporter protein 6, mitochondrial-like — translated: MWRSSSSRFLFRSLAGAAGVRPAVGRCSRPLDRLSSSAPDAGGGGGGSGGEEPMSFAEAKKLMRLVNVEALKRRLGMEAEEVIGYSELLKACEGMGVVRSPEEAAAFARVLDEAGVVLLFRDKVYLHPDKVVDLVRRAMPLALTPENDPRREELKQLQKKKEEIDMLAHKQVRRILWSGLGIFVAQIGLFFRLTFWEFSWDVMEPVAFFATTGGLLVGYAYFLFTSRDPTYQDLMKRLFVSRQKKLHQKHNFDVERFMELQKHCKSPLDHTEQSVVHHRLIYFHPGILFSYLKKINYKIMRKKLL